The following nucleotide sequence is from Halapricum desulfuricans.
CTACGAGTCCGTCAGCGAGGACGTGCGGGCGATCCTCCGGGACAGCGCGGACGTCGTCCGGGCGGTCAGCATCGACGAGGCCTATCTCGACGTGACTGACCGCACCGACTGGGACGGCGTCGAGGGGTTCGCTAGCGACCTGAAAGCCCGGATCGAATCAGCAGTCGGCGTCGTCGCGAGCGTCGGCGTCGCGCCGACGATGAGCGCCGCGAAGATCGCAAGCGACGCCGACAAACCGGACGGACTGGTCGTCGTCGAACCCGGGGCAGTTCGGGAGTTTCTCGCGCCGATGGACGTCGAGGCCGTCCACAACGTCGGCCCCGTCACCGCCCGCGAACTCCGCGAGACCGGCATCGAGACCGCGGGCGATCTGGCCGAGTCCGACCCCGACCGACTGGCAGATCGCTTCGGCGAACGCGGCCGGGAGATCTACCGGTTCGCCCGCGGTGAGGACGCCCGCGAGGTCACGCCACGGGACGACCCGAAGAGCTTCTCGCGGGAGTCGGCATTTTCCGAGGCCGTCGCGGACACCGATCCGGTCCGCGAGCGCGTGCGGACGCTCGCGACGGCAGTGGCGGGGCGTGCCCGCCGGGAGAGCGCGCTCTACCAGACGATCGGAATCAAGGTCGTGACACCGCCGTACGACGTGCACACGCGCGCCCGGTCGCTGTCCGGTCCCGTCGACGATCCCGAACTGGTCGAGGCGATCGCGACGGACCTGCTCGCGGAGTTCGAGGACGCTCGCGTCCGCAAGGTCGGCGTTCGCGTCTCGAAACTGTCCTTTACCGACCGCGAACAGGCCAGTCTCGACGGGTTCGACGACAGCGACGAGCGAGTCGGACAGAAGCGAGGCGATCGGTCCCACCACCCTCCGGACCACACGCGAGACGATTGCCAGCTGACCCTTTCGGACTTCTAACGTTCCTCGATCGGCGTCCACGAGCGCCCGCCCTCTCCGACGTACCTCGATTCGGGGCGGATCAGGCGGTTGTCCTCGAGCTGTTCCAGCGCGTGGGCCATCCAGCCGCCGACCCGGGCGATGCCGAACGTCGCGGGGAACAGCTCCTGCGGGACACCGACGCCATGCAACAGTGCCGCCGTGTAGAACTCCACGTTGGTCTCCAGGTCGCGATCGGGCTTGTACTCCGCCAGCAACTCGACGGCGACGTCCTCGAAGTCGGTGATCGTCTCGAAGAAATCGTCGTCGTCATCGTAGAACTGCTCGGCGGCGGCCTCGAGGACGGCCGCACGGGGGTCGCGCACCCGGTAGATCCGGTGGCCGAACCCCATCAGGCGCTCGTCGGCCTCGAGTTTCTCCCGAACGTACGCCTCGGGGTCGCTCGACTCGTGAACCTCCTTGAGCATGTCCAGCACGGGCCCGGGCGCGCCGCCGTGGAGCGGCCCCTTCAGCGCCCCGACCGCGGCCGTCGCCGCCGAAACCACGTCCGACTCTGTCGAGACGACCACGCGCGCCGTGAACGTCGAGGCGTTGAGGCCGTGATCGACGGCGGCGTTGAGATACGTCTCCAGCCCGCGAACCGCGCGCTCGTCCGGTCGCTCGCCGGTCAGCATGTAGAGGTAGTTCGCCGCGTGGCCGAGGTCGGAATCGGGTTCGATCGGCTCCTCGCCGACACGGTATCGCCAGTAGGCCGCCACGATCGTCGGGAACGCGGCGACGACCCGCAGGGCGTCGGTCTCGGGATCGCCGTCCCCGGTGCCGAGGTTCGCCGCCGCGGCCCCCATCCGGAGCGCGTCCATCGCTGGTTTCCCCTCCTCGGCGGCCCGTCGCAACACCGCCAGCACCTCGTCGCCGATCGCCCTGCATTCGGCCAGATCACCGCGGAACGCGGACAGCTCCTCGGCGTCCGGAAGCCGGCCGCGAAAGAGCAGGTACAGCGTCTCCTCGAAGGCGGCGTTGTCGGCCAGCTCCTCGACGGGAAACCCCCCGATGATCAGTTCGCCGGCCTCGCCGTCCATCGTGCTCAGGCGCGTTTCTGCGACGGCAACGCCGTCGAGACCCGGGTTGACTCCAGTCATGCCCCGTCGTTTCAGGGCCGGCGATAAATGTGTCTCGGCTTCGAACCGGTCGCGCGGGCGAGATGGCTCCTGTCACGCCCCGCCTAGTCCAGCCCGTTCTCGAGGTTCTCAAGTAGTTTGCCGACGAACAGCCCCGTCCGCGGCGCGATCGCGTCGGGGTCGTCGGAGGGCGTCTCGGCCGGGTGGGCGGCCAGCGTCTCGACGAACCGCTCGCCGTGGGTCATCGTCTGGAGCATGTCCACGACGTCGACCGTCAGCCCCTCGTCCGAGGTGTCCATTCCGGGGTGGCGTCGCTTTTCGGCCTCGGTATACTGGATCGTCCAGGCCGGTCCGCCGACGACGTCCACGATGTCCTCGACCGGGCCGATCTCCAGTCGCTCCTCGTGGCCGACGTAGACGGTCCCGTCCTCGACGAAGGTCTCGTAGCGCGTCATCTGTCGCCGGTCGCGTCGGGATCACGCGACAGTCGGTGTCGCGTGTCCCGGGCGACCGTTACCTGTACTTCGTCGGCGACCGTGAAAGTAGTTGACCGTCACTCTTCGTTGCGGTGTTCGGCCAGCGCCTCCTCGATCGAGAGGTCGCCGACGGCGACGCGCCGGGCGAGTTTCTCGTCGATCGCGCGGTTGGTCTCGCTCGCCTCCCGCGAGCGGTCTTTGATCCGCTGGATCTCCCCGGCCGTGGGCTCGACGTCGCGCGAGTCGATCGGTTCGCCCTCCATGCGAGCGATGTTGACCGCCGCCAGCACGTCGCCCATCCCGCGTGCACCGGCCCCGAGATACGGGGTCGTCCCGGTCTCGTCGACCAGTTCGATCGGCGCGTCGATGTCGTCGATGACCCGCGCGCCGACCAGCCGCGCGCCGTCGCCGATCCGCACCA
It contains:
- a CDS encoding DNA polymerase Y family protein yields the protein MPERARLPGVDRRPEQVVCHVDMDCFYAACERLREPQLRGEPVVVGMGYEDGDDHGAVATASYEARAFGVESAMAISEALERLPRRAETDGDADGQDASERDSSEETGYYRPVDMDYYESVSEDVRAILRDSADVVRAVSIDEAYLDVTDRTDWDGVEGFASDLKARIESAVGVVASVGVAPTMSAAKIASDADKPDGLVVVEPGAVREFLAPMDVEAVHNVGPVTARELRETGIETAGDLAESDPDRLADRFGERGREIYRFARGEDAREVTPRDDPKSFSRESAFSEAVADTDPVRERVRTLATAVAGRARRESALYQTIGIKVVTPPYDVHTRARSLSGPVDDPELVEAIATDLLAEFEDARVRKVGVRVSKLSFTDREQASLDGFDDSDERVGQKRGDRSHHPPDHTRDDCQLTLSDF
- a CDS encoding citrate synthase/methylcitrate synthase — protein: MTGVNPGLDGVAVAETRLSTMDGEAGELIIGGFPVEELADNAAFEETLYLLFRGRLPDAEELSAFRGDLAECRAIGDEVLAVLRRAAEEGKPAMDALRMGAAAANLGTGDGDPETDALRVVAAFPTIVAAYWRYRVGEEPIEPDSDLGHAANYLYMLTGERPDERAVRGLETYLNAAVDHGLNASTFTARVVVSTESDVVSAATAAVGALKGPLHGGAPGPVLDMLKEVHESSDPEAYVREKLEADERLMGFGHRIYRVRDPRAAVLEAAAEQFYDDDDDFFETITDFEDVAVELLAEYKPDRDLETNVEFYTAALLHGVGVPQELFPATFGIARVGGWMAHALEQLEDNRLIRPESRYVGEGGRSWTPIEER